The following coding sequences lie in one Pontibacter sp. G13 genomic window:
- a CDS encoding TonB-dependent receptor, whose translation MKKSALTLILSLFFVAGWGQTGNIHGMVASSGSPVGYATISLINNDLGTTSGADGNFSLADVPYGDYQLEVSSFGYKVYRTDISLSASQPEISLPIELAQSSFVLNQVVVTGTRTSKRQTESAVIVNVINSEMMENLQTCNLSEGLKFQPGLRVETDCQTCNYTQLRMNGLGGGYSQILINGRPIFSPLTGLYGMEQIPTNMIERIEVVRGGGSALYGSSAIGGTVNVITKLPKTNAFDVGYTYQQIGAASDHIVHGNASIVNEEANAGMTLFLQNRNRDWYDHNGDDYSELTKLDNRSIGLTGFFMPTANQKLEASVSFLKEYRYGGEMVDRPAHLTQQAEERTHRVLIGNVDYQLNFNEDHSSLIAYVAGQFTDRDHYTGIFPDDSTDILTHLANPPYGTSENYTLQGGAQFNHRVKNFLGGSNVLTLGTEYISDDVLDVIEAYNYRIDQTTQNFGVFAQSDWQILRQLNLLAGLRVDKHNFVDRAILSPRLSLLYNLRENTQFRLTYGTGFRAPQAFDADLHIAFAGGGISRISLAENLQEERSQSWSGSINFDKGSENWIAGFTLEGFYTHLQDAFYLHPLGEDQFGERFEKRNGDGATVQGGTLEIRANWKKKYQLEGGFTIQSSRFDEPVENVEGLPARREFLRTPNQYGYAMLTLNPIPRFQATINWVYTGSMELAHFAGAPEQTEDAYKTSPAFSELSFKAGYTIPLKVFNTNMEIYGGIKNLLNAYQEDFDTGKNRDSNYVYGPGMPRTFFAGIRIKSL comes from the coding sequence ATGAAAAAATCTGCACTCACCCTGATCCTCTCACTCTTTTTTGTAGCAGGATGGGGACAAACAGGCAACATACATGGAATGGTCGCTTCCTCAGGGAGTCCTGTCGGATACGCCACCATTTCCCTCATCAACAATGACTTAGGAACCACGAGCGGCGCGGACGGAAATTTCTCGCTGGCGGATGTTCCCTATGGAGATTACCAGCTGGAAGTATCTTCCTTTGGATACAAAGTATATCGCACAGACATCTCTTTGAGCGCTTCTCAACCAGAGATTTCCCTACCTATCGAGCTTGCCCAAAGTAGTTTTGTCCTGAATCAGGTCGTGGTGACCGGTACAAGAACCTCCAAAAGGCAAACAGAATCCGCCGTCATCGTCAATGTGATCAACTCCGAGATGATGGAAAACCTCCAAACGTGTAACCTGTCAGAAGGGCTCAAATTTCAACCGGGGCTTCGGGTAGAGACGGATTGCCAGACCTGTAATTACACGCAGCTTCGGATGAATGGACTTGGAGGTGGATACTCTCAGATTCTGATCAATGGCAGACCCATTTTCAGCCCGCTGACAGGACTGTATGGGATGGAGCAGATTCCGACCAACATGATCGAGCGTATCGAAGTTGTGCGAGGAGGGGGATCGGCCCTGTACGGATCGAGTGCCATTGGAGGAACGGTCAACGTGATCACCAAGCTTCCCAAAACCAACGCATTTGATGTCGGATACACCTATCAGCAGATTGGGGCAGCGTCGGATCATATTGTCCACGGAAATGCTTCCATTGTCAATGAAGAAGCCAATGCTGGTATGACCCTATTCCTCCAAAATCGGAATCGAGACTGGTACGATCACAACGGGGATGATTATTCGGAGTTGACGAAGCTGGACAATCGATCTATTGGGCTCACAGGGTTCTTCATGCCCACAGCTAACCAAAAACTAGAAGCCAGTGTCAGCTTCCTCAAGGAGTACCGATACGGAGGCGAAATGGTCGATCGACCTGCGCACCTTACGCAACAAGCCGAAGAACGCACCCACCGAGTCCTCATAGGAAATGTTGACTATCAATTGAATTTCAATGAAGATCACAGCTCCTTGATCGCCTATGTAGCCGGGCAATTCACGGACAGAGATCACTACACGGGTATTTTCCCTGATGACTCTACCGACATCCTCACGCATCTCGCCAATCCTCCATACGGGACCTCAGAGAATTACACCTTGCAGGGCGGTGCACAATTCAATCACCGCGTCAAAAACTTCCTCGGAGGATCGAATGTCCTGACATTGGGAACCGAATATATCTCTGACGATGTGCTGGATGTCATCGAAGCCTACAATTACCGGATCGACCAGACGACCCAGAACTTTGGCGTATTTGCGCAGAGTGATTGGCAGATTCTCCGCCAACTCAACCTCCTTGCCGGTCTTCGAGTCGACAAACACAATTTTGTGGATCGTGCCATCCTCTCTCCTCGTCTTTCCTTGCTGTACAATCTTCGGGAAAACACCCAATTCAGATTAACCTATGGAACCGGATTTCGGGCTCCACAGGCTTTTGATGCGGACTTGCACATCGCTTTTGCTGGAGGCGGGATTTCTCGGATTTCCTTGGCTGAAAATCTCCAAGAAGAGCGTTCTCAATCTTGGAGCGGATCGATCAACTTCGACAAAGGCAGTGAAAATTGGATTGCAGGATTCACATTGGAAGGTTTTTACACACATCTTCAGGATGCTTTTTATCTACATCCACTGGGAGAAGATCAGTTCGGAGAGCGCTTCGAAAAACGCAATGGAGACGGAGCGACCGTTCAGGGCGGCACCTTGGAGATCCGGGCCAATTGGAAAAAGAAATACCAACTAGAGGGAGGATTCACGATTCAGTCTAGCCGCTTCGATGAACCCGTGGAAAACGTGGAAGGGCTACCCGCAAGGCGGGAATTTCTCCGGACTCCGAATCAGTATGGATATGCGATGTTGACGCTGAATCCCATCCCCAGATTTCAGGCTACGATCAACTGGGTCTATACCGGGTCGATGGAATTGGCACACTTCGCAGGTGCGCCAGAGCAGACCGAGGATGCCTACAAGACCTCCCCAGCATTTTCCGAGCTGAGCTTCAAGGCTGGGTATACCATCCCTTTGAAAGTATTCAACACCAACATGGAAATCTATGGGGGCATCAAAAACCTCTTGAATGCCTACCAAGAGGATTTTGATACGGGTAAGAACCGAGATAGCAACTATGTCTATGGCCCGGGAATGCCACGAACCTTCTTTGCGGGTATCCGGATCAAATCCCTGTAA
- a CDS encoding IS1634 family transposase has product MFVRKKTRPSGTVCVQVIDKSSGRSKVVHTVGHSDSPTEIARLVSAGHAWIARHGGQSVLDFNSGDPPDFFETVSESIESLELVGPDLIFGQLFDEVGFSRLEEPLFRELVISRLAYPGSKLKTVDYLSRYRGQLMEVSRLYRYLDKLHAGQMEQLQQISFEHTRELFGGEISLMFYDVTTLYFEASEEDDLRRMGFSKEGKHRHPQILLGLLVSPMGYPLSWELFHGKKYEGETLLPVLGKFVRRFGIENVIVVADSGLLSRSNMELMEDAGYEYILGARLKNESGEIKEKILDLDLAEGQGAWLKRSDGRKLLVTYSEKRASKDAFNRNRGLQKLEKAVKGGKLGKQHINNRGYNKYLKMEGSLSVSIDYGKFERDAKWDGLKGYITNTELDEEKILANYAHLWQIERAFRISKTDLRVRPIYHRVQRRIEAHICISFCAYKIYRELERQLSEKGAGISVEQAILILKSIFAINVGNPETGEVRKIALVKREDQKTLLKTFGIDWRNLRP; this is encoded by the coding sequence GTGTTTGTCCGCAAGAAAACCCGCCCTTCCGGCACCGTATGTGTACAGGTCATTGATAAGAGCAGTGGCCGTTCAAAAGTGGTCCATACTGTCGGCCATAGCGATTCTCCAACTGAAATTGCTCGTCTGGTATCGGCCGGACACGCTTGGATTGCTCGGCATGGTGGTCAATCTGTCCTCGATTTCAACTCTGGGGATCCTCCCGATTTTTTCGAGACCGTCTCGGAAAGTATTGAGAGTCTGGAACTGGTCGGCCCTGACTTGATCTTCGGGCAGTTGTTCGACGAAGTCGGGTTCTCCCGACTGGAGGAGCCTCTTTTCCGCGAACTGGTGATCTCCCGGCTCGCCTATCCGGGCAGCAAGCTCAAGACGGTGGACTACCTATCCCGATATCGGGGTCAATTGATGGAGGTAAGCCGCCTCTACCGATACCTCGACAAGCTTCACGCCGGACAGATGGAGCAGCTCCAGCAGATCAGCTTTGAGCATACGCGTGAACTGTTCGGAGGAGAGATCTCCCTGATGTTCTATGATGTGACCACCCTCTACTTCGAGGCCTCGGAAGAAGACGACCTTCGCAGGATGGGATTTTCAAAGGAGGGAAAACATCGCCATCCGCAGATCCTGTTGGGGCTATTGGTTTCCCCGATGGGCTATCCCCTCTCTTGGGAACTGTTCCACGGAAAGAAATATGAAGGGGAAACCCTGTTGCCGGTCTTGGGGAAATTCGTTCGGCGTTTCGGTATCGAGAATGTGATAGTGGTTGCCGATTCTGGCCTGCTTTCCAGATCCAACATGGAGTTGATGGAAGATGCAGGATATGAGTACATACTCGGAGCGAGACTCAAGAACGAGTCCGGTGAAATAAAGGAGAAAATCCTGGACCTCGATCTTGCGGAAGGGCAGGGAGCGTGGCTGAAACGGTCAGACGGGCGAAAACTGCTGGTGACCTATTCCGAAAAGAGGGCATCAAAGGACGCATTTAATCGCAATCGCGGACTGCAAAAACTTGAAAAGGCGGTCAAGGGAGGTAAACTCGGGAAGCAACACATCAACAACAGGGGGTACAACAAGTATCTCAAAATGGAGGGGAGTCTGTCCGTATCGATCGATTATGGGAAGTTCGAACGAGACGCCAAATGGGACGGTCTAAAAGGCTACATCACCAATACCGAACTCGACGAGGAGAAAATACTTGCCAACTATGCCCATCTGTGGCAGATAGAAAGGGCCTTTCGAATCTCGAAGACGGACTTGCGGGTACGGCCGATCTACCATCGGGTACAAAGGAGAATCGAAGCCCACATCTGCATCTCGTTTTGCGCATACAAGATATACCGAGAACTCGAAAGGCAGCTAAGTGAAAAGGGAGCAGGGATCTCGGTCGAGCAAGCCATACTAATATTAAAATCCATATTTGCCATAAATGTTGGCAATCCAGAGACTGGAGAAGTCAGGAAAATTGCCCTTGTCAAGCGAGAGGACCAGAAAACTCTTCTGAAAACTTTTGGAATCGACTGGCGAAATCTCAGGCCCTAA
- a CDS encoding HAEPLYID family protein yields the protein MASNLPLKIALLGSLLLGWISPILAQEPPLTDREKDSLYIERFEEGEGPVKVLHAEPLYIDLIRDLGARKGEKEWNLGLEITDNLDFDTYGALIEYEFAPINRLGFEIEFPFLFYQGRSGVPSDSIPSDELESLKLATQWSFFVHEKWATSMALGYINELEFTEFRNFGNPLFKANIYNPFLIVAKRWGENYHTLIYTGPQIEQSFPDNDFHTVYELNANLHYMVPGTRNFMGFEFNMEFDDGDFDMVIRPQMRIEIKGDLMIGIVAGIPVSRENERLSAFTRIIWEPGSWVTPYEE from the coding sequence ATGGCGTCCAATCTGCCTCTCAAAATTGCCTTGCTCGGTAGTCTGCTGTTGGGATGGATCTCGCCCATATTGGCTCAAGAGCCTCCCCTGACAGATCGGGAAAAGGATAGTTTGTACATCGAGCGATTCGAAGAAGGCGAGGGGCCCGTCAAAGTGCTTCATGCCGAGCCACTCTACATTGACCTGATCCGAGATCTGGGCGCTCGAAAAGGCGAGAAGGAGTGGAACCTCGGGCTTGAAATCACTGATAACCTAGATTTCGATACCTACGGTGCCTTGATTGAATATGAATTTGCGCCCATCAATCGATTGGGGTTTGAGATCGAATTTCCCTTCCTGTTTTATCAAGGCCGATCAGGAGTGCCCAGCGACTCCATTCCCTCGGATGAATTGGAGAGCCTGAAACTTGCCACCCAATGGTCCTTTTTCGTGCATGAAAAATGGGCAACCTCTATGGCCCTCGGATACATCAATGAGCTCGAGTTCACAGAGTTTAGAAACTTCGGGAATCCCCTGTTCAAAGCCAATATCTACAACCCTTTTCTCATCGTCGCCAAGAGATGGGGGGAGAACTATCATACGTTGATTTACACTGGTCCACAAATCGAACAGTCCTTCCCTGACAATGATTTCCACACGGTCTACGAGCTCAATGCCAACCTGCACTACATGGTCCCTGGGACGAGGAATTTCATGGGGTTTGAATTCAATATGGAATTTGACGATGGAGATTTCGATATGGTGATCCGTCCTCAGATGCGGATCGAGATCAAAGGAGATCTCATGATCGGGATTGTCGCGGGCATTCCGGTAAGCCGCGAAAATGAGCGCCTCAGTGCCTTCACCCGGATCATTTGGGAGCCGGGATCTTGGGTGACACCCTATGAGGAATGA
- a CDS encoding UbiD family decarboxylase, which yields MRYASLSECVRDLERNGHLVRISQPVDPYLEIAEIQRRAYEQKAPAILFEQVKGSAFPAVCNLFGTMERSHFIFRSTIDQVKKIVKLKADPTAVLKAPHKYLGTPFAAVKAFPMKSRFGAPILHGTTSMDQLPQVTSWPMDGGPYVTLPQVYSEDPHKPGAMNSNMGMYRIQMAGNEYEPNREIGLHYQIHRGIGVHHTHAGERGEPLKVSIFVGGPPAHTFAAVMPLPEGLSELMFAGLFAGRNFRYVRKNGHTLSSDADFCIVGTIDPKATKPEGPFGDHLGYYSLTHEFPVMKVDAVYHRKDAIWPFTVVGRPPQEDTSFGELIHEVTADMVPVSVPGLKAMHAVDAAGVHPLLLAIGNERYVPYREREPQELLTVANAVLGFGQASLAKYLIIAAHQDRPDLDIHDISGFLDHVLRRVDWRRDLHFQTKTTIDTLDYSGEGLNQGSKVVIAAAGSEKRDLATELPEHFRLPDGFGEPRFAQPGMLMIQAPPFENAQDARAQAEKLARSLDDMPGLEEIPLIVLVDDSAFAAAKLNNFLWVTFTRSNPSHDIYGVRSFTEFKHWGCAGPLVIDARIKPHHAPPLVEDPKVTQRVNEMCATGGPLHGIIE from the coding sequence TTGCGATACGCTAGCCTGAGTGAATGTGTCCGGGATCTTGAGCGAAATGGACATCTCGTCCGAATTTCCCAACCCGTCGACCCCTATCTGGAAATTGCCGAAATCCAACGGCGTGCATACGAGCAAAAAGCCCCTGCCATCCTGTTTGAACAGGTCAAAGGAAGCGCTTTTCCAGCGGTATGTAACTTGTTTGGTACCATGGAACGGAGCCATTTCATCTTCCGCTCCACGATTGACCAAGTCAAGAAGATCGTCAAACTCAAGGCCGATCCTACCGCCGTCCTCAAAGCCCCTCACAAATATCTAGGAACTCCCTTTGCCGCGGTCAAGGCATTTCCCATGAAGTCCCGATTCGGAGCGCCCATCTTGCATGGCACTACCTCCATGGACCAATTGCCGCAAGTGACCTCCTGGCCCATGGATGGCGGTCCCTACGTGACGTTGCCACAGGTCTATTCAGAAGATCCCCACAAACCCGGAGCAATGAACTCCAATATGGGAATGTACCGGATTCAGATGGCTGGCAACGAGTATGAACCTAATCGGGAGATCGGACTGCACTACCAGATCCACCGGGGAATCGGTGTACACCATACCCATGCTGGCGAACGAGGAGAGCCCCTCAAGGTCAGTATTTTTGTGGGAGGCCCGCCTGCACATACATTCGCAGCGGTTATGCCTCTCCCAGAAGGTTTGAGTGAATTGATGTTTGCAGGATTGTTTGCTGGACGCAATTTTCGCTACGTGCGCAAAAACGGCCATACACTGTCCTCTGATGCCGATTTCTGTATCGTGGGCACCATCGACCCCAAGGCGACCAAGCCTGAAGGACCTTTTGGAGATCATTTGGGATACTATAGCCTGACTCACGAATTTCCGGTGATGAAGGTGGATGCCGTGTACCATCGCAAGGATGCCATCTGGCCATTCACCGTGGTGGGACGACCTCCGCAAGAGGACACTTCCTTTGGGGAATTGATTCATGAAGTGACCGCCGACATGGTGCCAGTTTCCGTACCGGGACTCAAAGCGATGCACGCGGTCGATGCAGCAGGAGTTCATCCTCTGCTGTTGGCCATCGGCAATGAGCGATACGTTCCCTATCGTGAGCGTGAGCCGCAGGAGCTATTGACCGTCGCCAATGCAGTACTGGGATTTGGGCAGGCGTCTTTGGCCAAATACCTCATCATTGCCGCTCACCAAGATCGCCCAGATCTGGATATCCACGACATTTCAGGATTTTTGGATCATGTGCTCCGCCGGGTTGATTGGAGACGGGATTTGCATTTCCAGACCAAGACCACCATCGATACCCTCGACTATTCTGGCGAGGGACTCAATCAAGGTTCCAAAGTCGTGATTGCTGCCGCGGGCTCTGAAAAACGCGATTTGGCGACCGAGCTACCCGAGCATTTCCGCCTTCCGGATGGCTTTGGCGAACCCCGATTTGCCCAGCCAGGAATGCTGATGATTCAGGCACCTCCTTTTGAGAATGCACAAGATGCGAGAGCGCAAGCAGAGAAATTGGCCCGGAGCTTGGACGACATGCCCGGGTTGGAGGAAATCCCCTTGATCGTGCTCGTGGATGATAGCGCATTCGCAGCGGCCAAACTCAACAATTTCCTGTGGGTGACCTTCACGCGTTCCAATCCTAGCCACGACATCTACGGAGTTCGTAGCTTTACCGAGTTCAAGCATTGGGGCTGTGCAGGTCCACTGGTGATCGATGCACGAATCAAACCTCATCATGCACCGCCTTTGGTCGAAGATCCCAAGGTCACCCAACGCGTGAATGAAATGTGTGCAACAGGAGGTCCGTTACATGGAATTATCGAATAG
- a CDS encoding DUF3108 domain-containing protein, with product MNGFLSLFSIPLLAAIMAFIHPHSHPEGPVDNDAFGQGEFLKYRIHYGLITAGFGELYVSDTLFDIRDKSCMHLVAKGYTNGSFDLFYKLRDQYESYMDTETLLAQRFNRSIQEGKYESYTETHFDHSQQKATYIARDKQETTYDVPPGIQDVISAFYFARATYNPKDMVPGDLISLRNFLDRKTFNLWARLEAREVIKVGKHKYQALRFDLLIEEAGLITDGSKIKFWISDDQNRIPLRIQSDLAIGNLKADLIEWKNLKHRFAAQFPH from the coding sequence ATGAACGGGTTTTTGAGCCTTTTTTCCATTCCGCTCTTGGCGGCTATCATGGCATTTATTCACCCTCATTCTCACCCTGAAGGCCCAGTAGACAATGATGCATTCGGGCAGGGAGAGTTTCTCAAATACCGAATCCATTATGGGCTGATCACAGCTGGATTTGGGGAATTGTATGTCTCGGATACTTTATTTGATATCCGCGACAAATCCTGCATGCACCTCGTAGCCAAGGGATACACCAACGGGAGTTTTGATCTGTTTTACAAATTGCGCGATCAATACGAGTCCTACATGGATACCGAGACCTTGCTGGCCCAGCGATTCAATCGATCGATTCAGGAAGGCAAATACGAGAGCTACACCGAAACGCATTTTGATCATTCGCAGCAAAAAGCCACCTACATTGCGCGAGACAAGCAGGAAACGACCTACGATGTCCCTCCTGGAATTCAGGACGTGATTTCTGCCTTTTACTTCGCCCGAGCCACCTACAATCCCAAAGACATGGTGCCCGGGGACCTCATCTCCCTGCGCAATTTCCTCGATCGCAAGACCTTCAATCTGTGGGCAAGACTGGAAGCACGGGAAGTCATCAAGGTCGGTAAGCACAAATACCAAGCCTTGCGATTTGACCTGCTGATCGAAGAGGCTGGCCTAATCACAGATGGTAGCAAAATCAAATTCTGGATCAGTGACGACCAGAACCGAATTCCGCTTCGGATTCAGTCCGATTTGGCAATCGGGAATCTCAAAGCTGATTTGATCGAATGGAAGAACCTCAAGCATCGGTTTGCGGCGCAGTTTCCGCATTGA
- a CDS encoding TonB-dependent receptor domain-containing protein, which yields MSILRRFVQFNLICLWVALGASGNLWAQSTLEGQIVGEDQLPVAGATVAIQQTAVWKLTDDEGRFSFKLAPGTYTIVVSAPGFDRYMDSVQVSAGTHTWNRGLTALGYTLASVDLKAETDRSFGLTKLEAYSGTSIYESKKTEVIELDRLAANKATNNARQIFSRVAGLNIWESDCGGLQIGIGGRGLNPNRSANFNTRQNGYDIAAEAIGYPESYYSPPMQAVDRVEIVRGAASLQYGPQFGGMANFVMKSGPVDKKFELHSLQTIGSYGLFNSFNSVGGTLGKVNYYGYYQYKEGDCYRCNSAFDQHQAYGSVGIALTPKTYLRMEYTFMDYLAQQAGGLTDRWFEEDPTQSRRERNWFQVDWHMPSLTLDHAFSQRTRLNVRAFGLVAQRDALGILSRINVADMGGHRDLIVDRFQNIGTEARLLHTYDLFGDSATFVVGARAYLSNTRQRQGLGSDGADPDFRYQSIDHILESGGSIPLNTQPFEFTLPNQNYSAFAEHIFRIGPKWTITPGVRFEHIHTEASGDIESFVFDFAGNVVARNQEPFEKKNIRSLVLFGVGTSFKPSRKWEVYANFSQNYRPVLFNDIRVSNPNFVIDENIQDERGYNMDLGFRGSINRMLYVDVTAFYLRYNDQIGLLVKADQPPLYLDYKFRTNIADSRTIGVESLVEVDLLRIIHPGYLPVSLSVFSNLTVLDGRYINTDDPSIQNKRRELVPPVIFRSGVNAEWKGLKANLLFSYVHEHYTDATNAETSSTAVVGKIPSYQVMDFSLSYSWKWLEAQGGINNLLDASYFTRRATGYPGPGIIPSDGRTWYLTLGVRI from the coding sequence ATGAGCATTCTTCGACGATTTGTACAATTCAATCTGATCTGCTTGTGGGTGGCTTTGGGAGCCTCTGGGAATCTGTGGGCCCAATCTACCTTGGAAGGGCAAATCGTGGGAGAAGATCAGTTGCCGGTTGCGGGCGCCACTGTGGCTATTCAGCAAACCGCGGTCTGGAAATTGACCGACGATGAAGGGCGATTCTCCTTTAAGCTTGCGCCGGGAACCTACACCATTGTCGTGTCAGCACCGGGATTTGATCGATATATGGATTCTGTACAAGTCAGTGCAGGAACACATACCTGGAATCGTGGTCTGACTGCATTGGGCTACACGTTGGCATCGGTAGATTTGAAAGCCGAGACCGATCGGAGCTTTGGCCTGACCAAGTTGGAAGCCTATTCCGGCACCAGCATTTACGAAAGCAAAAAGACGGAGGTCATCGAATTGGATCGCCTGGCCGCCAACAAGGCCACCAACAATGCGCGCCAAATCTTCTCGCGGGTGGCCGGCCTCAATATCTGGGAAAGTGATTGTGGAGGACTCCAAATTGGTATCGGTGGCCGCGGATTGAATCCCAACCGAAGTGCCAATTTCAACACCCGCCAAAATGGCTATGACATCGCCGCTGAAGCCATCGGATATCCGGAAAGTTACTACTCTCCGCCCATGCAGGCCGTAGATCGCGTCGAAATCGTGAGAGGCGCAGCTTCCCTCCAATATGGCCCTCAATTTGGGGGGATGGCCAATTTCGTGATGAAATCCGGACCCGTAGACAAGAAGTTCGAATTGCACAGCCTCCAGACCATCGGTTCTTATGGGCTCTTCAATTCATTCAACAGCGTTGGCGGCACGCTCGGGAAAGTCAATTACTACGGATACTACCAATACAAGGAAGGCGATTGCTACCGCTGCAATTCTGCCTTTGATCAGCATCAAGCCTATGGTTCCGTGGGAATCGCCTTGACTCCCAAGACTTACCTCCGGATGGAGTACACGTTCATGGATTACTTGGCCCAGCAGGCAGGTGGATTGACCGATCGTTGGTTTGAAGAAGATCCTACCCAATCTCGCCGGGAGCGGAACTGGTTTCAGGTGGATTGGCACATGCCTTCCTTGACGCTAGATCACGCATTCAGTCAGCGTACCCGCTTGAATGTCCGTGCATTCGGATTGGTCGCTCAGAGAGACGCGTTGGGGATTCTCTCTCGCATCAATGTCGCAGATATGGGCGGCCATCGGGATTTGATCGTCGACCGATTCCAGAATATCGGGACTGAAGCCCGGCTCCTCCATACGTATGATTTGTTCGGTGATTCTGCCACATTCGTAGTGGGAGCAAGGGCTTATTTGTCCAATACCCGCCAACGCCAAGGGTTGGGAAGCGATGGCGCAGATCCCGATTTTCGGTACCAATCCATCGACCATATTCTGGAATCCGGAGGCTCCATCCCGCTCAATACTCAGCCATTCGAATTTACCCTCCCCAATCAAAACTACTCCGCATTCGCAGAGCATATTTTCCGAATCGGACCAAAATGGACCATCACCCCAGGAGTTCGCTTTGAACATATTCACACGGAGGCTTCTGGAGACATCGAATCGTTTGTGTTCGATTTTGCCGGCAATGTGGTCGCGCGAAATCAAGAGCCATTCGAGAAAAAGAACATCCGTTCCTTGGTACTCTTTGGAGTGGGAACAAGCTTCAAGCCTTCCCGCAAATGGGAGGTGTATGCGAATTTCTCCCAAAACTACCGCCCCGTCCTCTTCAATGACATTCGGGTGTCCAATCCCAACTTCGTCATCGATGAGAACATTCAAGACGAACGGGGCTACAACATGGATCTCGGATTTCGGGGCAGCATCAATCGAATGTTGTATGTGGATGTAACCGCTTTCTATCTGCGCTACAACGACCAGATCGGCTTGTTGGTCAAGGCGGATCAGCCTCCGCTGTATCTCGATTACAAGTTCAGGACCAATATCGCAGACTCTCGCACCATCGGGGTAGAGTCGCTTGTGGAGGTAGATCTGCTGCGAATCATTCATCCGGGCTATCTTCCCGTTTCCCTTTCGGTATTCAGCAATTTGACCGTCTTGGATGGCCGATACATCAATACGGACGATCCTTCCATCCAAAACAAGCGACGAGAGCTTGTTCCTCCTGTCATTTTCCGTTCTGGGGTGAATGCGGAGTGGAAGGGGCTTAAAGCTAATTTGCTGTTTTCCTATGTCCACGAGCATTATACCGATGCGACCAATGCGGAGACCTCGTCCACAGCCGTAGTCGGCAAAATTCCGAGCTATCAGGTGATGGATTTCTCGCTGAGTTATTCATGGAAATGGCTGGAAGCGCAAGGGGGAATCAACAATCTGTTGGATGCTTCCTACTTCACACGCCGTGCCACTGGCTATCCCGGCCCGGGTATCATTCCATCGGATGGACGCACTTGGTACTTGACCTTGGGCGTGCGGATCTAA